In the Leptospira limi genome, one interval contains:
- a CDS encoding penicillin-binding protein, with protein MTEYKLRFKYIFYFILSLFVVLFFRVVYLTYFNENIINLKANKFVQRGTIYDRRGIELAISRESATVGIDPSNIYDPELTAQELGPVLGIPTNKLIETIRDKQNYFLLKREIELSKAEKIKALSLPGVRVEKEYKRIYPQGSLAASLLGFTGYDDDKALSGLEMLYNLELLSTPDAESSKGNNVHLTIDSIIQYRLEKSLQKAFLQTASKRGIGMIMDTETGKILAMASFPNFDPNHFQDFPVESHTNWSIRHVYEPGSTMKIFIALMLLNEGKILPGERFHCPGYIEIGKTVIRCTDNHGHVNLDEILQYSCNVGIIKAAQKIDEATYYRYLDSFKFGKRTNFSIHEAKGYLPPQNKWNKSTPYFLSIGQGVSVTPIQLITAAAAVVNGGILFEPSVVSQITNSYGELVHEFSTKSELIGIKPGAASKTLNAMGKAVSQGTGKKAYLENYFIAGKTGTSQKAKAGEGYQAGLFTASFLGFFPADKPKYVGLIVFDEPGGEAHTGGGIAAPVFREVVESIIPIVERSEKALVYRLQNQKNKIFKVDPKQMPDMTGLTASEVIQVLKQLKVKYTLDGSGFVKSQDPKPNTSLSPNVNVKIVLEP; from the coding sequence ATGACAGAATACAAACTTCGTTTTAAATACATCTTCTATTTTATCTTATCATTATTTGTCGTTTTGTTTTTCCGGGTTGTGTATCTCACTTACTTTAATGAAAACATCATCAATTTAAAAGCAAATAAATTTGTACAACGAGGAACCATTTACGATAGACGAGGCATCGAACTTGCGATCTCTCGAGAATCAGCAACCGTTGGAATTGATCCTTCTAATATTTATGATCCCGAACTTACCGCACAAGAGTTAGGTCCAGTTCTTGGAATTCCTACAAACAAACTGATAGAAACCATTCGAGACAAACAAAACTATTTTTTATTAAAAAGAGAAATTGAATTATCCAAAGCAGAAAAAATCAAAGCCCTTTCTCTCCCAGGTGTAAGAGTCGAAAAAGAATACAAACGAATTTACCCACAGGGAAGTCTTGCCGCTAGTTTACTTGGATTTACAGGTTATGATGATGATAAAGCCCTTTCTGGTCTTGAAATGTTATATAACTTGGAACTGTTATCCACACCAGATGCTGAATCTTCAAAAGGAAATAATGTTCACCTAACAATAGATAGCATCATACAATACCGATTGGAAAAATCCTTACAAAAAGCCTTTCTCCAAACCGCTTCCAAACGTGGAATCGGAATGATAATGGACACAGAAACTGGAAAAATCCTGGCAATGGCATCCTTTCCTAATTTTGATCCCAATCATTTCCAAGACTTTCCAGTGGAATCTCATACCAATTGGTCCATCCGGCATGTGTATGAACCTGGATCCACAATGAAAATTTTTATCGCATTGATGTTATTAAATGAAGGCAAAATTCTACCAGGAGAACGATTCCATTGTCCTGGATATATTGAAATTGGTAAAACGGTGATTCGTTGTACAGACAACCATGGCCATGTCAATTTAGATGAAATCCTTCAATATTCTTGTAATGTTGGAATTATCAAAGCGGCCCAAAAAATTGATGAGGCAACTTACTATCGTTATTTGGATAGTTTCAAATTTGGCAAAAGGACCAATTTTTCCATCCATGAAGCAAAAGGGTACCTCCCTCCACAAAACAAATGGAACAAAAGTACACCGTATTTTTTGTCGATAGGACAAGGAGTTTCGGTAACACCAATTCAGTTGATTACCGCTGCTGCTGCCGTCGTGAACGGTGGTATTTTATTTGAACCAAGTGTCGTTTCTCAAATTACCAATTCTTATGGTGAGTTGGTGCATGAATTTTCCACCAAATCTGAGTTAATAGGAATTAAGCCTGGTGCTGCTTCAAAAACATTAAATGCAATGGGTAAAGCAGTTTCCCAGGGAACAGGAAAAAAGGCCTATTTAGAAAACTACTTCATTGCAGGGAAAACGGGAACATCCCAAAAAGCGAAAGCAGGTGAAGGATACCAAGCGGGTTTGTTTACGGCAAGTTTCCTTGGTTTTTTTCCGGCCGACAAACCAAAGTATGTTGGTCTTATCGTATTTGATGAACCAGGTGGTGAGGCACATACAGGAGGAGGAATTGCTGCTCCCGTTTTTCGTGAAGTTGTAGAAAGTATCATTCCGATTGTAGAAAGAAGTGAAAAGGCATTGGTTTACCGATTACAGAACCAAAAAAACAAAATCTTTAAGGTAGATCCCAAACAAATGCCTGACATGACAGGCCTAACTGCATCGGAAGTAATCCAAGTACTAAAACAATTAAAAGTGAAGTATACTCTTGATGGATCTGGGTTTGTCAAATCCCAAGATCCAAAACCAAATACATCTCTTTCTCCCAATGTAAATGTAAAAATTGTCTTGGAACCATAA
- the lepB gene encoding signal peptidase I, which yields METETLGPHWWSKIKRYVRRSLFVFLFLCFLLFVRIFLFQIYSVQGNSMFPTLEHGSVVFVWKGGYAISAKFFGTELLYTDPSINKLDLVLFVSQEDELVVKRVIGLPGEFYSIESGRVLIDSMELLENYLPKGTYTSEPSTSVFLNRHYSPFLAMDKQGRIPPGYYLLLGDNRQYSTDSRSFGLVPVERIKGKVIFYF from the coding sequence ATGGAAACAGAAACATTAGGCCCCCATTGGTGGAGTAAAATCAAACGTTACGTGAGAAGAAGCCTCTTTGTCTTCTTATTTCTCTGTTTCTTACTGTTTGTCCGAATCTTTTTATTCCAAATCTATTCTGTCCAAGGGAATTCCATGTTTCCTACCTTAGAACATGGATCTGTTGTTTTTGTCTGGAAGGGAGGGTATGCCATCTCTGCCAAATTTTTTGGAACGGAATTATTGTACACCGATCCAAGTATCAATAAATTAGACTTGGTCTTATTTGTGAGCCAAGAAGACGAACTTGTCGTCAAACGTGTGATTGGTTTACCTGGCGAATTTTATTCCATTGAATCAGGAAGGGTACTCATTGATTCCATGGAACTCTTGGAAAATTATCTGCCTAAAGGAACTTACACGAGTGAACCTTCTACTTCTGTATTTTTAAACAGACATTATTCTCCATTTCTTGCGATGGACAAACAAGGAAGGATCCCTCCTGGTTATTATTTATTACTTGGTGACAATCGTCAGTATTCAACGGACTCAAGATCCTTTGGACTCGTGCCAGTTGAAAGAATCAAAGGAAAGGTAATCTTTTATTTTTAA
- the thrC gene encoding threonine synthase: MSLTKYQFRAQFRCTNESCRKTYPLHQVIYSCSSCGELLNVEHDLDSLKKIPAEEWKSTFESRFRSSQFPNASGVWGKKEWVLPEIKEENIITSGEGTTHLYDASRFAKDLGLKSLHVKQCGVSHTGSFKDLGMTVLVSQVNQMIADGVPIKAVACASTGDTSAALASYAAKAGIPAIILLPANKVSTAQLIQPVSNGAIVLALETDFDGCMAVVKELTQEKSIYLANSMNSLRIEGQKSISVEITQQLGWNVPDWVVIPGGNLGNVSALGMGFEMMLELGLIQKLPRIILAQAKNASPLYESFKKGFAEFSPVTAEKTLASAIQIGDPVSVKKAIRVLKKFNGIVEVATEEELANASAKGDLYGLYNDPHTGVALASLLKSIQSGVVKQGESVVVISTANGLKFTEFKLAFHEGKIPKVDDTLKNVILPCKPTLSGVMEILGKHLKKT, from the coding sequence ATGTCACTTACAAAATATCAATTCCGAGCACAGTTTCGATGCACCAACGAATCCTGTCGCAAAACATACCCACTCCACCAGGTCATCTATTCCTGTTCCAGTTGTGGAGAACTTCTAAATGTTGAACATGATTTAGACAGCTTAAAAAAAATCCCAGCAGAAGAGTGGAAGTCTACCTTTGAATCTCGCTTCCGTTCCAGCCAATTTCCCAATGCTTCTGGGGTTTGGGGCAAAAAAGAATGGGTTCTCCCCGAAATCAAAGAGGAAAACATCATCACCTCAGGGGAAGGCACAACCCATTTATACGACGCTTCTCGTTTTGCAAAGGACCTTGGCTTAAAGAGCCTACATGTCAAACAGTGCGGTGTTTCTCATACCGGTTCGTTTAAAGATCTAGGGATGACCGTTCTTGTCAGCCAAGTGAACCAAATGATTGCCGATGGAGTTCCCATTAAGGCAGTCGCTTGTGCTTCGACGGGAGACACCTCTGCAGCACTTGCTTCTTATGCTGCCAAAGCTGGAATTCCAGCCATTATTTTACTTCCAGCTAACAAAGTTTCAACGGCTCAACTCATCCAACCTGTTTCCAACGGTGCCATTGTACTTGCCTTGGAAACTGACTTTGATGGTTGTATGGCAGTTGTAAAAGAACTCACTCAAGAAAAGTCAATTTACTTAGCAAATTCGATGAATTCCCTTCGCATCGAAGGTCAAAAATCTATATCTGTGGAAATCACCCAACAACTCGGATGGAATGTGCCCGATTGGGTTGTGATCCCTGGTGGGAATTTAGGAAATGTTTCTGCCCTTGGAATGGGATTTGAAATGATGTTAGAACTTGGTCTCATTCAAAAACTGCCAAGGATCATCCTTGCTCAGGCAAAAAATGCAAGTCCTCTGTATGAGTCGTTTAAGAAGGGTTTTGCGGAGTTCTCACCAGTCACTGCAGAAAAAACCTTAGCGTCTGCGATCCAAATTGGTGACCCTGTTTCCGTGAAAAAAGCGATCCGTGTTCTGAAAAAATTCAATGGGATTGTCGAGGTGGCAACGGAAGAAGAATTAGCGAACGCAAGTGCAAAAGGGGATTTGTACGGACTTTATAATGATCCTCACACGGGTGTGGCACTTGCTAGTTTATTAAAATCAATCCAATCGGGAGTAGTCAAACAAGGGGAGTCTGTTGTTGTGATCTCCACTGCCAATGGTCTCAAATTCACCGAGTTCAAACTTGCCTTTCACGAAGGGAAAATTCCAAAGGTGGATGATACCTTAAAGAATGTGATTTTACCTTGTAAGCCAACCTTATCGGGAGTGATGGAAATCCTCGGTAAACATTTGAAGAAAACATAA
- a CDS encoding LIC10486 family protein — MSELSTKADQLKRQADLLGLTREAVFTDEQAKEVLQGKITDGYLVKVKIDLDSLNGMVLILVSSIRKHIMELYAVVGTSPTFRRIRTFADHVQISTDLGDIGKTGGYDPAISENIGRAVHRAFTKEKLEELLPLWQKKDPSHITELLENPILMATKGRNIKLQAEVDKISTAKFRYENPMKGVILPIPKPEDEAPAAQDASVPSVSTELPKGEGSALDRQIAQFRVAFPKELNMKTVISPINGVEFDNLMEGMEILFRVPTETPEGLTNAQILGLIDEEGKIKKEPVVGKFLGIASNKTEYHIFAEGPNQYLFHSIEEHPVKVAIPKPASIAGTGNKTGAGQTQKKKVGNAQQDTKSSGANLFMLMGAFITIVLIGVLIFVMVIL; from the coding sequence ATGTCAGAATTAAGTACAAAAGCAGACCAATTAAAAAGACAAGCAGACCTTCTGGGTTTAACAAGAGAAGCCGTGTTTACTGATGAACAAGCCAAAGAAGTTTTACAAGGAAAAATCACCGATGGTTACTTGGTAAAAGTAAAAATTGATTTGGACAGTTTGAACGGAATGGTTCTCATTTTAGTTTCCTCCATACGTAAACACATTATGGAACTCTATGCAGTTGTGGGAACGTCCCCTACCTTTCGTAGGATTCGAACGTTTGCGGATCACGTACAAATTTCAACAGACTTAGGTGACATTGGTAAAACAGGTGGTTATGATCCTGCCATCTCTGAAAATATTGGTCGTGCTGTTCACCGAGCATTCACCAAAGAGAAGTTAGAGGAACTCCTTCCCCTTTGGCAAAAGAAGGATCCTTCTCATATCACAGAACTTTTAGAAAATCCAATTCTTATGGCAACCAAGGGAAGGAATATCAAACTACAAGCTGAAGTAGATAAAATTTCGACGGCAAAGTTTCGATATGAAAATCCGATGAAAGGGGTCATCCTTCCCATTCCAAAACCAGAAGACGAGGCACCAGCCGCACAAGATGCTTCTGTTCCTTCTGTTTCCACCGAACTTCCAAAAGGTGAAGGTTCTGCTTTGGATCGACAAATTGCACAATTTCGTGTCGCTTTTCCAAAAGAACTCAATATGAAAACGGTTATCTCGCCTATTAATGGAGTTGAGTTCGACAACCTAATGGAAGGTATGGAAATTTTATTTCGAGTTCCAACAGAAACTCCAGAAGGACTCACAAATGCACAGATATTGGGTCTTATTGACGAAGAAGGTAAAATCAAAAAGGAACCTGTTGTGGGTAAATTCCTTGGGATTGCGAGTAACAAAACCGAATACCATATTTTTGCTGAAGGACCAAATCAGTATTTATTCCATTCGATTGAAGAACATCCTGTGAAGGTAGCTATTCCAAAACCTGCATCCATTGCTGGAACAGGAAACAAAACAGGAGCCGGCCAAACCCAAAAGAAAAAAGTAGGGAATGCACAACAAGATACAAAATCTTCAGGTGCCAACTTATTTATGTTAATGGGTGCATTCATCACAATCGTACTCATTGGAGTTTTGATTTTTGTGATGGTGATTTTGTAA
- the leuS gene encoding leucine--tRNA ligase: MNYPFQDIEQKWQKYWDDHQTFRTNAHSSKPKYYCLDMFPYPSGAGLHVGHPEGYTATDIISRLKRMEGYEVLHPMGWDAFGLPAERYAMTTGIHPRTTTKNNINTFRRQIKSLGLSYDWEREISTTHPDYYRWTQWIFLQIYNSYFDRKQNKALPIDTLIKTLETEGSQFFEGIELPKGIQFTGSEWKSKSRKEKEDILSHFRLVYEANIPVNWCEALGTVLANEEVEEWTSKGYTVERKPMRQYMMRITSYAERLLNDLSLCEWPPSTLEMQRNWIGKSEGLELNFHVPALNKDITVYTTRPDTIFGATYLVLAPEHPLVAELITAEQKKAVETYQKDCSLKSDLERTELNKDKTGVFTGSYASLPTDPSVNVPIYISDYVLISYGTGAIMAVPAHDQRDYDYAVKFQLPIKQVIDGKMEPNLAFDSKESVCINSSSAEVQLDGKSYKDAFQTMVVWAEKKSVGRKKIQFKLRDWLFARQRYWGEPIPLVHFEDGTPKALSDSELPLVLPDLEEFKPSGTGESPLALAKDWLVYKDPVTGEIGKRETNTMPQWAGSCYYYLRYIDPRNNDKLIDPTLEKMWMPVEVYVGGAEHAVLHLLYSRFWHKILFDLGHVSTPEPFKKLVHQGLILGEDKGKMSKSRGNVVNPDDVVSEYGADTLRLFEMFMGPFEMSKPWSKNGVDGVFRFLNRVWRLFHSGENESFFVEDIEPNEAELKTLHRTIKKVKDDIDGFSFNTAVSQMMIFINEFTSNPRKPKKVLEPFVLALSPFAPHLAEELWAKLGHKESLAYHPYPKWEEKYLVDANITIVVQVNGKMRGEFLAPREIEEKEALSLAKEVEKAKAFWVGKEIKKEIYVKGKLVNIVVAG, from the coding sequence ATGAATTATCCATTCCAAGATATTGAACAAAAATGGCAAAAATACTGGGACGACCACCAGACCTTTCGCACAAACGCACACTCATCCAAACCTAAATACTATTGTTTAGACATGTTTCCTTACCCAAGTGGTGCAGGTCTTCACGTAGGCCACCCAGAAGGATACACAGCCACTGACATTATCTCAAGACTCAAACGTATGGAAGGATACGAGGTTTTGCACCCCATGGGTTGGGACGCATTTGGACTGCCTGCAGAACGATATGCGATGACAACGGGCATTCACCCACGTACCACGACAAAAAATAACATCAATACCTTCCGTCGCCAAATTAAAAGCCTTGGCCTTTCCTATGACTGGGAAAGGGAAATTTCCACCACTCACCCGGATTATTACCGTTGGACCCAATGGATTTTTTTACAGATCTACAATTCCTACTTTGACAGGAAACAAAACAAAGCCCTTCCCATTGATACTCTCATCAAAACCTTGGAAACCGAAGGTTCTCAGTTTTTTGAAGGGATAGAACTTCCCAAAGGAATCCAATTTACAGGTTCTGAATGGAAATCCAAATCACGGAAAGAAAAAGAGGACATTTTGTCCCATTTCCGATTAGTGTATGAAGCCAATATCCCTGTGAATTGGTGTGAGGCATTGGGAACCGTTCTTGCCAATGAAGAAGTGGAAGAATGGACTTCCAAAGGGTATACAGTCGAAAGAAAACCCATGCGCCAATACATGATGCGCATCACTTCCTACGCCGAACGATTATTAAACGATCTTTCTCTCTGTGAATGGCCACCATCCACTCTCGAAATGCAAAGGAACTGGATTGGAAAGTCGGAAGGCTTGGAACTCAACTTTCACGTTCCTGCATTAAACAAAGACATCACGGTGTATACAACTCGCCCTGATACCATATTTGGTGCGACTTATCTGGTTCTTGCGCCGGAACATCCACTGGTCGCAGAACTCATAACTGCAGAACAGAAAAAAGCGGTAGAAACCTACCAAAAAGATTGTTCCTTAAAAAGTGATTTAGAAAGAACCGAACTGAATAAAGACAAAACGGGTGTATTCACTGGCTCTTATGCTAGTTTGCCAACGGATCCTTCCGTAAACGTTCCCATTTACATCTCTGATTATGTATTAATCTCTTACGGAACAGGTGCCATTATGGCGGTACCAGCTCACGACCAAAGAGACTATGACTATGCTGTAAAATTTCAACTCCCCATCAAACAAGTGATTGATGGAAAAATGGAACCAAACCTTGCTTTTGATTCCAAAGAATCTGTATGTATCAATTCTTCTTCCGCTGAAGTGCAGTTAGATGGAAAATCTTACAAAGATGCGTTCCAAACCATGGTTGTTTGGGCAGAAAAAAAATCGGTAGGCCGTAAAAAAATCCAATTCAAACTGAGAGATTGGCTTTTTGCAAGACAAAGGTATTGGGGAGAACCGATCCCTCTTGTCCATTTTGAAGATGGAACCCCAAAGGCATTATCGGATTCAGAATTACCATTGGTATTACCTGACCTTGAAGAGTTCAAACCTTCTGGCACAGGGGAATCTCCTCTTGCACTTGCAAAAGATTGGCTTGTGTATAAAGACCCAGTAACAGGTGAAATCGGCAAACGAGAAACCAATACGATGCCACAGTGGGCAGGTTCCTGTTATTATTATCTTCGTTACATTGATCCAAGAAACAATGACAAACTCATTGATCCAACACTTGAAAAGATGTGGATGCCTGTAGAAGTGTATGTGGGTGGAGCAGAACATGCCGTACTACACTTGTTATACTCTAGATTTTGGCATAAAATTCTTTTTGATTTGGGTCACGTATCCACACCAGAACCATTTAAAAAATTAGTCCACCAAGGTCTCATCCTTGGGGAAGACAAAGGCAAAATGTCCAAATCACGAGGAAACGTAGTCAATCCAGACGACGTAGTCTCTGAATATGGTGCTGATACTCTACGACTCTTTGAAATGTTTATGGGCCCATTTGAGATGTCCAAACCTTGGAGTAAAAATGGTGTGGATGGTGTGTTCCGATTTTTAAATCGTGTATGGCGACTCTTTCATTCAGGGGAAAATGAATCTTTTTTTGTGGAAGACATTGAACCAAACGAAGCAGAGCTCAAAACCCTTCACCGTACCATTAAAAAGGTTAAAGACGATATCGATGGTTTTTCATTTAACACTGCTGTTTCCCAAATGATGATCTTCATCAATGAGTTCACAAGTAATCCAAGAAAACCGAAAAAAGTATTAGAACCTTTCGTATTAGCATTGTCTCCATTTGCACCTCACCTAGCAGAAGAACTATGGGCAAAACTAGGACACAAAGAATCACTTGCTTACCATCCGTATCCAAAATGGGAAGAGAAGTATCTAGTGGATGCCAATATTACCATTGTTGTCCAAGTGAATGGCAAAATGCGTGGAGAATTTTTAGCACCTAGAGAAATTGAAGAAAAGGAAGCCTTATCCCTTGCAAAAGAAGTGGAAAAGGCAAAAGCTTTCTGGGTAGGAAAAGAAATCAAAAAAGAAATTTATGTCAAAGGTAAACTCGTCAACATCGTAGTTGCGGGTTAA
- a CDS encoding ABC transporter ATP-binding protein — protein MLEFKNVFKSFHNEEETIDVLKNISFRMESGEFVAIIGPSGSGKSTLLGVAAGLDKPDTGIVSLDGIDLTKQNESKLADIRVDQIGFIFQNFQLLPGLNAIENVGIPLYLKSSLSEKEVLNKAETILESVSMSHRATHFPKQLSGGEEQRIAIARSFVNDPKIIFADEPTANLDYKNSKTILDLLLYRNKKQGTTLVVVTHDPDVAKLADRVLEMKDGEIISDSKNKKSSVSRKNSSKSNSSSLKRATKQKQTTKQTKKVSR, from the coding sequence GTGTTAGAATTTAAAAATGTGTTCAAATCATTTCACAACGAAGAAGAAACGATTGATGTGTTGAAAAATATTTCATTTCGTATGGAATCTGGTGAATTTGTAGCGATTATCGGCCCTTCTGGATCAGGTAAATCCACTCTTCTTGGTGTTGCAGCAGGCCTTGATAAACCTGATACAGGGATCGTTTCACTCGATGGAATTGATCTCACCAAACAAAATGAATCCAAACTTGCAGATATACGTGTCGATCAAATTGGATTTATCTTTCAAAACTTCCAATTATTGCCAGGACTCAATGCAATTGAAAATGTTGGGATTCCATTGTACTTAAAATCATCACTTTCAGAGAAAGAGGTCTTAAATAAAGCAGAGACCATTTTGGAATCTGTGTCTATGTCTCACCGTGCAACACATTTCCCAAAACAGCTGTCAGGTGGAGAAGAGCAAAGGATTGCCATTGCACGAAGTTTTGTGAATGATCCGAAAATTATTTTTGCAGATGAACCAACTGCAAACCTAGATTATAAAAATAGCAAAACGATATTAGACCTATTATTGTATAGGAACAAAAAACAAGGAACAACTCTTGTTGTGGTCACACATGATCCGGATGTGGCAAAACTAGCAGACAGGGTGCTCGAGATGAAAGATGGAGAGATCATCTCGGATTCGAAGAACAAAAAATCGTCGGTCAGTCGAAAAAATTCTTCTAAGTCCAATTCCTCTTCTCTGAAAAGAGCCACCAAACAGAAACAAACGACAAAACAAACAAAGAAGGTGAGTCGATGA